The stretch of DNA TTGGCTGGCATCATTTCCAGGAACTTCCTGTGGGATCCAAAGCAAGGGAATATCTAGGCCTGAAGTTTCTTCTGAACTTTCTGCCCTGATACAGCCGGTATTCATGTGAAAGCCAGTTAATGATGTCACAGTGAATTGAACACCTATGACATGATGAAACCAGACCAGTAGTAGTCTACTAGTAGCACTCCTATACCTGTGAAGATTTTTACATGAAATTTACCATGTTACAGTTCAGTAGCAGGGTGGATGCACAGGGAATTTACAGCTTGTTTTTGTAATTTTGGTCTTTTGTTTTTTCTATCAGTTGGTCGACATGGCTATTGTCATAGGTTTGCAACGCTGACGGCCGAACTAACTGTTAGCTCCCGATCGTTTTCCGTGAACAGGAGTGACTAGATTTGCGTCGTACCCGCAAATCTTCTCCCCGACGTCCATGGCGGAGCCCAAGTGGCCCGGCGGCATCGCCGTGAAGACGGAGGCCGACGCGTTCCACGAGCAGTACTACTCCTTCAGCGGCGCCGCCTCCCTCTTCCACCACGGCAAGCCGGAGAGGAAGCACTTCCCCTTCCTgaccgacggcggcggcgaggccgCGTTCGGCTGCCAGCCGCCGGCCTTCACCATCACCCCTTCCTCGgagagcagcagcaacagcagccgGCACAGCAACGGCAAGACCACCATGTTCGCCCACGACGGGGGCCCGGACCACAACTGTGCTCTCTCTCTTCTGTCAGACAGCCCGGCGCCGGCGCACATCATGGTCCCCGCGGAGGCGCATCatctcggcggcggcggcgtgacgaTACAGTacggcggtggaggcggcggcaaGGTGGCGCGGCTGTCCAGCAACGGCGACGTCTCGCTCACCGGGCTGTCTTACGTGAGCCTGGGAGACAAGGGCGCGGCCATGTTGCACGCGTCTAACAGATCACAGCACGCCGCTGCTACCGCTACCACTGCCGTCACTACCAGCACAGCGGCGGCTCCGGCTGCATCCCAGCTCCAGCAGCAGTACCATGGATACTACCACCACCAACACCAAGTGAGCGCCGATCAGGGGAACCACCCGGACGCAGGTGGGATGCACGCCCTACCCTTCTCGTCATGGTAGTCGTCTCATCAGTCAGACTCAGATCCTAGGCAGTTGGTGTTGGTTATCAATCATCAAATATGTCCAATGATAGTGTTAGCCCTGATGATCCGCATGAAATCACCCaagatatgtccattttgcaacTTCTCTTGATACTCCTAACTTATGGAAATTCCCCCTGCTTATGATTCAGAATTGGACTACGACGATTCTATTTTGTTGTATCGGTTGGTTTGTTCATTTTGGCCTTCGTGCACTTGGCTTGGTAGGGTTACACCAGCAGAAAGTACAGGGGGTTTGAACTGTACTCGACAGTGGAATTGGCATAAAAATATTCAGGTAGTTGATTATTCTAATCACGCGTCTGCCTGTTTCTCACATGTTGTGCATCAGAAGAGATATTGTTCAGGAACAGTAGTTAGATTATCCAGGATTATGGGCCACTTCCATAGCCTGGTTCTAGCTAGGCGCATATGTTTTCAGAATTCAGATAGCGACACTCTATCTTGTGGAACTGTGCTTGTTTGCAAGTACTCTTTGTCAAAAATTAAACAGTAAAGTTCATGTTGAAGATGTCGCGAATGGGAGTCCACATAATTCGTTTTAATTCCATGTTCTAGGGAGAGTGATTGTTTGAGGATATAGGAGGCACGATATTGACAGGTAACCAAACAAGCCAAAGCTACTGCCGGGTGAATAAAGCTGTAGTTTTATCATACCGCATGACGATAATAGTTATCAGTTCAAAAACTGTGGCTGAACAGATCTTATTGGTGTAAGCTTATGCTCCATTGCGCAAATTGTTGTAAGGGTGTGGCTAAATCTCAAGTCTCGGTCAAGTGACAAAATATATTAAACGGAAGaaagaaaaaattaaaagaaGATTTTGCACAGATCTCAATGTAAGATCTCATGAATAAAGCATCGACTGAGACTTTGTTAAGTCTCAATTAACTGTGTTTTGACATTCCCATTATTGTAAGTGTAAAGATACTGAAGTCTTTACCAGTAACCTATATGTTGTAGTACATCCTATCTATGTTAATTGTTGTTGATCTATATAGACTTGTACTAAATCAATGATAATTAATATGGATTGGAGAGAGTAAAATTTTAGGAGGGAACCATATAGATTGTAGCCGGCTAACTCAGAAGTGCTTCAGCCAATGTGGCGGAGTTCGATGCCGACCAGACGACTATTTATTTACAGCCTAAAGCAGAATATGATGAAATTATTTGAAAtacttattattattattattattattattattaaacAACTTTTAAGAAGTTCGCGATGTCCAGAAATAAAACTGAAGTGTCAACCAAGTCAGCGGAGTTTGATGCCAACTAGACAACTTCTCATTTACAGTCTgaataaaacaaaaaaaattgtTTGAAATATTTATTATTATTTCGAAACAACAATTTTTAAAGAGGTTCGCAACATCCAACAATAAAATAGAAATGTGAAACATTTTGAAGCTAAACGGATCTTATTTGTGTAAGCTTATGCTTCATTGCAAAAATTGTTGTAAATGTGAAGAAACTGAAATCTTCACCAGTGACCTATATACATAAGATATCCTAACTTTTTTTGTGAATCGACTCTATATCGACGCATTTTGATATGTTTGTTGCTTATTTGATTATTTCAGTatgtatgtagttcatattgaaatattCAAAATATCTTCTATTTGTAAACAGTGGGAGTAACATTTAAGGAGGGAACCCTGCAATTTGGAGCAAATTAAATTAGTGGTGCTTTGACCAAGCAGGTGGAGGTTGTTGCCAACTTATTTACAGCCTGAAGAAAGACAAGATGAAATGATTGCAAACTGTTCTCATTATTATTTTGAAAGGACACTTGTAAAGAGGTTTTCGACATCCAAAAAGGAAGTAAAATATAAAAAAGTTTTAAAGATGATCCCAACTACTATGAATCGTTCATTATTTTTCATCCAATGACCTCGATCGAATGTGATGACCTATTACCTTCCACAGATCAATAGGTCACCCATGAGGTAATTGGCCATATTTGGTAAATGTTAGCAAAAAAGTTATAAAAAATATTAATAACATATAGTGCACGATTGACTAAAGGAAATTATTGCATTCCTAGTTAATATGATTGAATTCATTAAATGTTGCACTTTATATCTGGGAATATTGTGAGTTCATAGAAAATATGAATTCTTTTATTCTTCCCATAATATACTAACGTTTTTAAAGGAACTTTTTAAACACAGTACAAAACACTTATATGATAATGTACAATGGTGAACTTCAtgaataaagagcatgtaaataaataCACTTCTCGTTTTACAAATTTTATTTATTCTGTATTTGATATGAATTATGCCTAAATTGTTTTTAAAATTCCAAAAATTAAATCAAGATCTACctttgaaatttcctctatattTGTTATAATTCATGGCAAGTAGTAAATAAACTTGAAATTGAAAGATCTTGACAAAAACCCAAAATATTTTCGGTTCTTATCGGCACATAAAATGTGACAATGTGTTATTCTATAAAcattcaaatatcttttttttcctGTGTATCTCTCTCTTGGTCGAATTGGTGagagttttttttggggggggggggggggggtctctTCTATATATACGCCTTCCATTCCTTTATGTAAGCCGTATTATTTTCTGTACGATGACCAAGGCACATAATTATTCATAATTTAGAATGAAATTAACCTTGGCTAAATTGTTGATTAGCTCCAAGCAAATCATTTAGGCTTGAAAAGGAAGAGATACACGTAACTAGGAGAGAGATATTTTTTCTCTACAATGAGACACACACACAATTGGGGGAGAGATACTTTTCTATTTCTTTATGGCTAAAGACATAATTACGAGGAATTAGAAAAAAAATGCACCCTACACTGTGAAATTTTATAAAAAAAGCAAATGCATCTTATAAAaagggatggagggagtactacttaAAAATAAGTAGCGTTTGTTTTCCTACTAGGCACAACTGCTCGTCAACCGGTTCCCCCCTCCCACCACATCCCTTCACTGATTTTTTTTCATTCAGCCGGTTTTTTGCCACCACATCAAATATGACTGTATCTTCATGGTACGCTGCACAATCACATTAATTTACTTACCAAACTGCATCACGTTAATATGAGcattatttgataaaaaataTATTAACGCAATTGCATTGATATGAGCAGGTAAATCACATGCATTATTTGATAAACATTTATTTATACAATTGCAATAATATGGGCAAGTAAATCATGAGATAACATACTTAAATATTTATATCCCGTTACAACGCACGGTCATTATCCTAGTATATATATTAACAAACATACTTAAGTGTGAACTACATATGGACTGAAATATATTTGCACATGTTAATTACTTGGGCCTACTATTTAATAAAATCAACAGCTCATATCTTTTGTGTGCTCTTAACTCTTGTGAGGTAAGAGGGGCCATGTTAAAACTGCTCATAAAAACCATCTGCAAAAAAAATGCTCATAAAAAAATTTACACAGTAGAGATGAAGTGGACGTTGGACCAACAAGAATGGATGGTGGAGATTACCCAAGATATGCCTATTTTGCAACTTTTCATGATACCCCTAACTTATGTTAAATCGGTCCTACTTATGATCGAGAACTGAATTACGATTCTGTTTGTAATAATTTGTTTGTTAATTTTTGCTCCGCACTCGGTTTGGTAGGGTCAGCATAAAGTACACAGGGGGTTTAACTGTACTAAACAGTGGAATTAGCATTAAAATATTCAGGTAAATGACTATTCTAATAACACGTATGCCTGTTTCTCACATGTTGTGCATCATCAGAGATATCTTTCAAGAACAGTACTTAGATTATCCAGGATTTTGGACCACCTCCATAGCTTCTGTTCTTGCTGGGAGGATATAGTTAAGATAGCTACGCTCGCTAGCGGAATTGTGCTGGGTTCTTCGTACTTTTTTTCCCCCAAAAAATAAGCAGTAAAGTACTAGTTGAAGATCTGGCAAATTGGACTCCACATAATTCCTTCAAAGTCCAGCTGAAGGGAAAGTGGTAACTTGATGAACTAGAATAATCATTCTGAAAAGTAACCAAGGTAACCTGCAAAAAAAAAAAGTAACCAAAAAGGTAACAGGTGCTATCATATTTATTATTTACCAAGACGTGGCGATAATAGTCACCAGTTCAGAAACTGTAGCTGAACTGATCATATTTGCATAAGCTTATGCCAAATTGCGATACTTCTGTAACTGCGAAGGAACTAAAATCTTCAACAGTGACAACATATAGTATATAGTACTAATATTTAAGGAGGAAACCCTATAAATTTGTTCCTCGTTAAACTAGAGGTGCTTCATCCAAATCGGTGGAGTTTGATGCAACCATATGGCTATTTTTTTTTTACAGTTTCAAGCGAAAACAAGATGAAATGTTTTAGAATGTTTTTTACTATTTTGAAAACGACACTTGTAAAGTGGTGGTCTCGACGTCCAAAAGGGGactgaaaagaaaaaaaaacactttagggcatctccaacgacAAACCGCAAATTTCCTTCAGCATCCGTCCGCGGACCTGGATGCGGGAGACTGCCATCCAACAGTAACCGCATACATTTCAATCCGCATTTGAACCAATTGGATGAATTTCATGCGAACACAACGGATTTCATTAAAATTCAAAGATAATTATATATAAATGGTCAATATTTCGATCGTTTAAtgaaaaaactaaaaaaattaaAGCCTATACGAGACGACCACCTCGTACGCGTGGCTGCCCTACCCTGCCACATCGTCGTCGCCTTCCGGGCCGCCGTCGCTGTTGTCGTCCAACCAGCGCCGGTACGTCGCCGGAGGGCCGCGACATCCTTGTCTGGCGGTTGCTTGCCACTCGCGGAGGAGCCTCTCCGCCTCCTGCTGCGTCGTGCGAAGGGCCACCGCGGCAACTGCCGACGTGGCCTTCGGAGCCCTGGCAGCGGCCTTGCCGCGATCGGCGTTCGTGGAGCAGTCGCTAAGCAATCACTCATCACCTATCTTGGCGAGCTCGCTGTCGAGGTGGCGACGGCGCCTGACGGCCGTCTCCGCGGTGGTCACAGAGCGGTCGAGCGCCCACTCGGTGGCGAGGTCCAGGTTGTTCCGGACCCATTCTGGCGCCACATCGCTCTTGGCGAACGCGGCGCGGCGATCGACATTGCGCCGGATACCTTGCCTGCCGCCGCGCCGCGCGCTTTGCCTCAGACACCACGCCCGAGAGTCGGAGGCGCCCGCGTATCCGCCTCCTCCGAGGTAGTTGAGGATGTGGCTCCGCGCCTTCACGATCGCCGGCGACATCTCCTCCTTGATATCATGGCTTAGAGCCATGGCGGTGCAGCATACCGCGGCGGGGACGCCATCTCGTCAATGACGCGGCGTCCGATCTGGACGCTGCGGTTGCGCGAGGGCGACGATGGCTCGGCCTTGCTGACGTGGCTGATCTGGACGTCGCGGTTGCGTAGCGGCGAGACGGGCTTGTCATTCACTGGACAGAACGACTTTGGTTGCGTGGCAGGGACGGTGGCTCTACCTTAACACACACGGGTGATGGCGGTGACGTGCCATCTGACGGAGCGAACGCTCCGTCAGTAGCTTGATCTGATAGACAAATTCTTTGTCCGCCACCGCGGCCTCCGAGAGGAGGCGGGGCCGCTGCTGCGGCGGCTGCTCCAGCTACTACTGTGCACACCTTGTCCTCCTTCTCACCGAAGGAGAAGACGATCTCCTCCCAGGCGGAGGAGCTAGCCCTGTGGATGCGGAAGGGCCCGAAGAGCGATGACGGCAGCGCTAAGAACCACCAGGGGAAGAGTTTCCGCGAACGCCGCTTGCCCGTGTGGAGCACCATGTtgtcggcatcacttctgggatCAGAGAGGAGGAAGGGCTCGGCATGGGGGACAGGGAGGCGGAGGCGTGCGGTGGTGTTGGGGGAGGGGATTGCGGCCCTGTGCTACACCGAAGCACGACTTATAAAGCCGCGGCCAAGCCATGCAAAGGGCGGTCAGCCCGCTTCAATGTGGCGCAGCGGCTGGAGTCTGTTCCTTCGGAAGATGCGTCCGCATTGAAGCGGCGACTCCCAAGAGGTCGCGTTGGTCAGCGCCACCTCCATCCCTCAGTCGCTCCGGTCACATCGCAACATCAATGCTGGCTGCTGCGTGCTCTAGGCCGGCATGAATGTGGCGCGTGCATCGAAAGGAAAGTGCTGGAGGGGCGGGTGGGTTTTTTTGGTGGGCCAGGACAGTCAAAAGCGGGTTTGGAAGTAGTCCGGACTCTTGCAAAGCCCCTCCCCCCATGTTTGTCTCCAATTTTCGGAAGAAATCGCGTCTGGACCGTGCGGCGGACTGATACATGCCCGCGTTGGATGGCTTCACGGTCTGGACAGCGTGGTCCGGACGCATGCGGGTGGTTTACTGGTCCGCCTTGAAGATGCCTTACACAGTAGAGATCAAGTGTACATTGGGCCAACAAGAATGAATGACGATGATGAATACAAACTCCAGTTAGATCGAGGGTCAAATTAACATCCCAACATGGTTTTAGAAAATGGGAATTATGATATCATCCCTTTATTCCACTCTTATGGTCGAATTTTGCTAAAGCTACGCGTACGGAAAGTGCTTAGGAAGATGAGCTAGAGACCTAGGATTCATCACGATTTGGGTCCCACAACTAATTTTAAGTTAAGAAAATCAATGAGATTAGGCCATGCAATGACTGACCTTAAGCAACCCGACAACAGATCACAGATTCTACAGAGAACAGGCCGAGCGCCCTCCGCTAGCGCTTCCCGCATCGCCCCTGTTCGGGCGACACGGGCAGAGACAAAACCCTAGTCGTcgggggctctccttccttccctCCCCTCCTCTGCCGCCGCTGAAGGACGCCGACGGCCTACAGCCCAGCGGCCGATGGAGGTGGCGGGGGCCTCCCTCTGTCCTGCGCCATGGGGACCGTGCGGAGCCCCGCGACATGAGGATGCGCGGCTGATCTGGCCTTGAAGGCATGGCGGATATCGGCGGCGTGGCGTAGTGGAGACTCGACGTTCGATGCACGAAGATGGACTCTTGCAAGACGAGGACgttgtctggcgtcatggtgacgTCGATGGCAGATAGGCCTGGCAAGGTCGGTGCGTTAGTTTCTGCTCTAAAGATGGACTAGTGGAAGACGGCAGCGACGACACATGAGAGTGTGTCGCACCGATTTTTACCCCAAACCCAGTATGTGTTTTGGTTGGGGCCTCCAGTTTTAGATGTTAGACTTTggtgcgatgtctgtttggtattaggctcgTACTATCGCCACCCCTTCATCACGTGAATAGGAGTAACGATAGTTGTTGCTAAGATAATGGCTTCAGACTAACTGATGCACTACTTTATAAGGTCTTgatgaataattaataaaatggatGCATGCATCGCTGAGATGTAAAGGTTGAGGGcaatcctccttttctaaaagaaataaaagaatgCAATGACTGACCTGATCGGCCACGACTGATATTCACTAACTCAACATCGTTTGTTCGTTCTTGAAGCGCTCTCGGACGGACAGTATGAACGCCGTGGCCCTTTCGTCGACGTCGCCGGTCACCGTCGCGTTGAAGGAAGAAGGGTACCTGGGCTGGTAGGCATGTGCGGTCTTGGTCTGGGTTGTAGGCTTGGTAAGCAGATTCAACTACCTTATCCTCACAGTGAGTCAGTGTCCGAACGCCCTTTTGATCTCGTTCACTCTGATGTTTGGGGTCCAACTCCCTTTGCTTCGAAAGGGGGTCATCGCTACTATATTATCTTTATAGACGATTTTTCTCGGTACACTTGGATCTATTTCATGTCTTCTTGTAGTGAGGTGTTATCTATATACAAAAAATTTGCTGCCATGGTTCATACAAAGTTTTCCACTCCTATTCGTGTTTTTCATGCAGATTCAGCTGGTGAGTATATCTCCCATGCGCTGCGAGGATTCCTTGCTGAGCAGGGTACTCTTTCTCAGTTCTCTTGccctggtgctcatgctcagaatggtGTTACTGAGCG from Triticum urartu cultivar G1812 chromosome 3, Tu2.1, whole genome shotgun sequence encodes:
- the LOC125545870 gene encoding squamosa promoter-binding-like protein 2, giving the protein MDSWEHKMPSWDLGTVVAPSGGGGGGGGGALDLKLGAPTSWRPVPAAAVASVQQQQQPPPPSAAPAPAKRARAGQGQQTVPPCSVEGCTADLSRCREYHRRHKVCEAHSKTPVVAVAGQQQRFCQQCSRFHLLGEFDEVKRSCRKRLDGHNRRRRKPQPDPLNPAGLFANHHGVTRFASYPQIFSPTSMAEPKWPGGIAVKTEADAFHEQYYSFSGAASLFHHGKPERKHFPFLTDGGGEAAFGCQPPAFTITPSSESSSNSSRHSNGKTTMFAHDGGPDHNCALSLLSDSPAPAHIMVPAEAHHLGGGGVTIQYGGGGGGKVARLSSNGDVSLTGLSYVSLGDKGAAMLHASNRSQHAAATATTAVTTSTAAAPAASQLQQQYHGYYHHQHQVSADQGNHPDAGGMHALPFSSW